One genomic region from Gemmobacter aquarius encodes:
- a CDS encoding class I SAM-dependent methyltransferase, whose product MDIQAVRKSYALWAPVYDLTFGRITGAGRSRAVSVLNGLGGRVLEVGVGTGLSLPQYGAGVEVTGIDASAEMLEKARAKVAEQGLAHVRDLREMDARKMEFADGSFDAVAAMHIMSVVPEPERVMAEMVRVLRPGGTLLVVNHFARDPAERGALAWLEQVAAPLADLIGWHSDFERSVVLGTHGLTLVEEAHLPPFGMMTLLRLRKD is encoded by the coding sequence ATGGATATCCAAGCGGTTCGCAAATCCTATGCCCTGTGGGCACCGGTCTATGACCTGACCTTTGGCCGGATCACCGGAGCGGGGCGCAGTCGTGCGGTTTCGGTGCTGAACGGGCTGGGGGGCCGCGTGCTGGAGGTCGGCGTGGGCACGGGGCTTTCCCTGCCGCAATACGGGGCGGGCGTCGAGGTGACGGGGATCGATGCCTCGGCCGAGATGCTGGAGAAGGCGCGTGCGAAGGTGGCCGAGCAGGGGCTGGCCCATGTGCGCGACCTGCGCGAGATGGATGCGCGGAAGATGGAGTTCGCGGACGGGTCGTTCGACGCTGTGGCGGCGATGCATATCATGTCCGTGGTGCCCGAGCCCGAGCGGGTGATGGCCGAGATGGTGCGGGTGTTGCGACCGGGGGGCACGCTGCTGGTGGTGAACCACTTCGCGCGCGATCCGGCGGAACGAGGGGCGCTTGCATGGCTTGAACAGGTGGCGGCCCCTTTGGCAGACCTGATCGGCTGGCATTCGGATTTCGAGCGGTCGGTCGTGCTGGGCACGCACGGGCTGACGCTTGTCGAAGAGGCGCATTTGCCGCCCTTTGGCATGATGACCTTGCTGCGGTTGCGGAAAGACTGA
- the pssA gene encoding CDP-diacylglycerol--serine O-phosphatidyltransferase produces MEAPHNQPAPRKKLHILQLVPNLVSILGLCSGLTAIRFAVEGRFATAIALIGLAAALDALDGRLARMLKSESAIGAELDSLGDFVNFGVTPALVLYFWGLDGEASLGWIAALIYAVCCMLRLARFNVGNKAAVQGQEAAERTTFIGVPSPAGAMLVLAPMYLSFTFYGGLHIPGVAIAIWMVAMGALMISRIRTPSLKRVTVYAEYAKYILVGGAAVVAALLTYPWVTLLGLAVAYLVAIGFLWQRERAQRKAG; encoded by the coding sequence GTGGAAGCACCGCACAACCAGCCCGCGCCGCGCAAGAAGCTGCATATCCTGCAGCTTGTGCCGAACCTCGTGTCGATCCTTGGCCTGTGTTCGGGACTGACCGCGATCCGCTTTGCGGTGGAGGGGCGGTTCGCCACGGCGATTGCGCTGATCGGTCTGGCGGCGGCGCTCGATGCGCTCGACGGGCGGCTGGCGCGGATGCTGAAATCGGAAAGCGCCATCGGGGCCGAGTTGGACAGCTTGGGCGATTTCGTCAATTTCGGGGTCACGCCTGCGCTTGTATTGTACTTCTGGGGGCTGGACGGGGAAGCCTCGCTCGGCTGGATCGCGGCCTTGATCTATGCCGTGTGCTGCATGTTGCGGCTGGCGCGGTTCAATGTCGGCAACAAGGCGGCGGTTCAGGGCCAGGAGGCTGCGGAACGCACCACGTTCATCGGTGTTCCAAGCCCTGCGGGGGCGATGCTGGTGTTGGCGCCGATGTATCTTTCGTTCACCTTTTACGGCGGGCTGCACATTCCGGGCGTGGCAATCGCGATCTGGATGGTGGCGATGGGGGCGTTGATGATCAGCCGCATCCGGACGCCGTCGCTCAAACGTGTGACGGTCTATGCGGAATATGCGAAGTATATTCTGGTCGGCGGGGCTGCGGTCGTGGCGGCGTTGCTGACCTATCCATGGGTGACCCTGCTGGGGCTGGCGGTGGCCTATCTGGTCGCGATCGGGTTCCTGTGGCAGCGCGAGAGGGCGCAACGGAAGGCTGGCTGA
- a CDS encoding phosphatidylserine decarboxylase translates to MTMLETFIKPMHREGYPFVAAFAVVALLLMWLWEPLGWVGVGLTVWCYYFFRDPKRAVPLNAGLMVSPADGVVSLIERAVPPPELGMAPEALMRVSVFMSVFNCHVNRAPIAGKVAEIAYRPGKFFNAAMDKASIDNERNSLRIDMADGRSIAVVQIAGLVARRIVCFAAKGQDLRTGERFGLIRFGSRLDIYLPDGVEPQVALGQNCVAGETVIAVLGQAAPQRMARME, encoded by the coding sequence ATGACGATGCTCGAGACTTTTATCAAACCCATGCACCGCGAGGGGTATCCCTTTGTCGCGGCTTTCGCGGTGGTGGCGCTGTTGCTGATGTGGCTCTGGGAGCCGCTTGGCTGGGTCGGGGTGGGGCTGACGGTCTGGTGCTATTATTTCTTCCGCGATCCCAAGCGCGCGGTGCCGCTGAATGCGGGGCTGATGGTGTCGCCAGCCGATGGTGTGGTGTCCCTGATCGAGCGGGCGGTGCCGCCGCCGGAGCTGGGCATGGCGCCTGAGGCGCTGATGCGCGTTTCGGTGTTCATGTCGGTGTTCAACTGCCATGTGAACCGCGCGCCGATTGCCGGAAAGGTGGCGGAAATCGCCTATCGTCCGGGCAAGTTCTTCAATGCGGCGATGGACAAGGCGTCTATCGACAACGAACGCAATTCGCTGCGGATCGACATGGCGGACGGGCGGTCTATCGCCGTGGTGCAGATCGCGGGGCTGGTGGCGCGGCGGATCGTGTGTTTCGCGGCCAAGGGGCAGGACCTGCGGACCGGCGAGCGGTTCGGGCTGATCCGTTTCGGGTCGCGGCTGGACATCTATCTGCCGGACGGCGTGGAGCCGCAGGTGGCGCTGGGCCAGAATTGCGTGGCGGGCGAGACGGTGATTGCCGTTCTGGGGCAGGCGGCACCCCAGCGCATGGCGCGGATGGAGTAA
- a CDS encoding acyl-CoA synthetase has translation MGLFANLADLKAIEGEMPWEDRDMPRSMHSFLRRARDAHGARPAISYQLLSGPKDKAMTLTWDALFARSTQAANLFRSLGVAEGDVVAYVLPNCLETAVVLLGGAMAGIVNPINPLLEAEQISAILRETKAKVVVTLKAFPKTDIAQKVAESVRHAPGVTVVLEVDLVPYLAPPKAWIVPLVRPKNPVHHTAVIKDFAREAAAQRADALDFVDGQADRVAAYFHTGGTTGMPKVAQHKVSGMVYNGWLGARLLFRETDVVMCPLPLFHVFAAYPILMSMIASGAHVVFPTPAGYRGAGVMDNLWKLVERWKCTYLITVPTALAALVQRPINADISTLKNAFSGSAAMPVEVYSRFLKATGIETVEGYGLTECTCLVAVNPPGGTKKIGSVGLPFPHTHVRILQKAADGFRECAVDEVGEICVAGPGVFEGSTYTEVDKNRDLFAEGRFLRTGDLGRLDAEGYLFITGRAKDLIIRGGHNIDPATIEEALLKHEAVAMVGAIGQPDAHAGELPCAYVELVAGRDVPAAELLAFAQGHITERAAVPKHVEVLAELPKTAVGKVFKPDLRRRAITRVYDEALAEAGLTARVAAVVEDKKRGLVAQVSCPPPEEGRLQAVLGQFAGGWERV, from the coding sequence ATGGGACTTTTCGCCAATCTGGCGGATCTGAAGGCGATCGAGGGTGAAATGCCGTGGGAAGACCGCGACATGCCACGGTCGATGCACAGCTTTCTGCGCCGCGCGCGCGATGCCCACGGGGCGCGGCCCGCGATCAGTTACCAGCTTTTGTCCGGCCCGAAGGACAAGGCGATGACCCTGACATGGGACGCGCTTTTTGCCCGGTCGACGCAGGCGGCGAACCTGTTCCGCAGCCTTGGCGTGGCCGAAGGGGATGTGGTCGCCTATGTGCTGCCCAATTGCCTCGAGACGGCTGTCGTGCTGCTGGGCGGCGCGATGGCGGGGATCGTGAACCCGATCAACCCGCTTCTGGAGGCCGAACAGATCAGCGCCATCCTGCGCGAGACCAAGGCCAAGGTCGTGGTCACGCTGAAGGCCTTTCCCAAGACCGACATCGCGCAGAAGGTTGCGGAATCGGTGCGCCATGCGCCGGGGGTCACGGTCGTGCTGGAAGTGGACCTCGTGCCCTATCTCGCGCCGCCGAAGGCGTGGATCGTGCCGCTGGTGCGGCCGAAGAACCCCGTACACCACACGGCCGTCATCAAGGATTTTGCCCGCGAGGCGGCGGCGCAGCGGGCGGATGCGCTGGATTTCGTCGATGGTCAGGCCGACCGCGTTGCCGCCTATTTCCACACCGGCGGCACCACGGGGATGCCCAAGGTGGCGCAGCACAAGGTTTCGGGGATGGTCTATAACGGCTGGCTCGGGGCGCGGCTGTTGTTCCGCGAGACGGATGTGGTGATGTGCCCCTTGCCGCTGTTTCACGTCTTTGCGGCCTATCCGATTTTGATGTCGATGATCGCGTCGGGGGCGCATGTGGTGTTTCCGACGCCTGCGGGCTATCGCGGTGCGGGGGTGATGGACAACCTGTGGAAGCTGGTCGAGCGGTGGAAATGCACCTATCTGATCACCGTTCCGACAGCGCTTGCCGCCTTGGTGCAGCGCCCGATCAACGCGGATATCTCGACGCTGAAGAACGCCTTTTCCGGATCGGCGGCGATGCCGGTCGAGGTGTATTCGCGCTTTCTCAAGGCCACGGGGATCGAGACGGTCGAAGGCTACGGGCTGACCGAATGCACCTGTCTGGTGGCGGTGAACCCGCCGGGCGGGACCAAGAAGATCGGGTCGGTCGGCTTGCCCTTTCCCCATACCCATGTACGCATCTTGCAAAAGGCGGCTGACGGGTTCCGCGAATGTGCGGTGGACGAGGTCGGCGAGATCTGTGTCGCGGGGCCCGGGGTGTTCGAGGGGTCGACCTATACCGAGGTCGACAAGAACCGCGATCTGTTCGCTGAAGGGCGCTTTTTGCGGACCGGCGATCTGGGGCGGCTGGACGCCGAGGGCTATCTGTTCATCACGGGCCGCGCCAAGGACCTGATCATTCGCGGCGGTCATAACATCGACCCCGCCACGATCGAGGAGGCGCTTTTGAAGCACGAGGCGGTGGCGATGGTCGGCGCGATCGGCCAGCCCGACGCCCATGCCGGAGAGCTGCCTTGCGCCTATGTCGAACTGGTGGCGGGGCGCGATGTGCCCGCGGCAGAATTGCTGGCCTTTGCCCAAGGTCACATCACCGAACGCGCCGCCGTGCCGAAACATGTCGAGGTGCTGGCCGAATTGCCCAAGACTGCGGTGGGCAAGGTGTTCAAGCCCGACTTGCGCCGCCGTGCCATCACCCGCGTCTATGACGAGGCTTTGGCCGAGGCGGGTCTGACGGCCCGCGTGGCGGCGGTGGTCGAGGACAAGAAGCGTGGTCTGGTGGCGCAGGTGTCGTGCCCGCCGCCCGAGGAAGGCCGCTTGCAGGCGGTTCTGGGGCAGTTCGCCGGAGGCTGGGAGCGGGTCTAG
- a CDS encoding ABC transporter transmembrane domain-containing protein — MARNDTIIDRPASKKVGALRGLMPFLRPYRAMTVLASVALVVTAGMSLTLPLAVRRVVDGFNQDVGLLDQYFGAALVIAALLAIGTGVRYYFVTRLGERVVADIRRALFDRVMGMSPAFYERLLTGEVLSRITTDTTLILSLIGSSVSVALRNVLMLVGGLVLLMLTSAKLTGLVLLIVPAIVVPIVVLGRRLRVLSRENQDWIAASSGSASEALSAVQTVQAFTHEGQTRAAFAEVTEKAYRSAQTRVKVRSLMTVIVIFLTFTGIVGVLWIGARDVRAGEMTPGELVQFVIYAVLVAGAVGALSEIWGEVQRAAGATERLVEMLATDDTVNDPAAPKLLARPVRGEIVFDDVTFRYPARPEVSALMGVSLVVRPGETVALVGPSGAGKTTILQLLMRFYDPQSGAVRFDGIDLRDMERADFRRAIALVPQDPVIFAASARENIRFGRPDATDAEVEAAAKAAAAHDFLAALPQGYDTWLGERGVMLSGGQKQRVAIARAILRDAKVLLLDEATSALDAESERAVQAAVESLSEGRTTLVVAHRLATVKRADRIVVFDHGRIVAVGTHDALVAEGGLYARLARLQFTDGQA, encoded by the coding sequence ATGGCCCGCAACGACACGATCATCGACAGGCCCGCCTCGAAGAAGGTGGGGGCGCTGCGGGGGCTGATGCCTTTCCTGCGGCCTTATCGCGCAATGACGGTGCTTGCCTCGGTCGCGCTGGTGGTAACGGCGGGGATGAGCCTGACCTTGCCGCTTGCGGTGCGTCGGGTGGTGGACGGGTTCAATCAGGATGTCGGGCTGCTCGACCAGTATTTCGGCGCGGCGCTGGTGATCGCGGCGCTTTTGGCGATCGGCACGGGAGTGCGGTATTACTTTGTCACCCGTCTGGGCGAACGGGTGGTGGCCGATATCCGTCGGGCGCTGTTCGACCGTGTGATGGGGATGTCTCCGGCGTTTTATGAACGCTTGCTGACGGGCGAGGTGTTGAGCCGGATCACCACGGACACGACGCTGATCCTGTCGTTGATCGGGTCTTCGGTTTCGGTCGCCTTGCGTAACGTGCTGATGCTGGTGGGGGGGCTGGTGCTGCTGATGCTGACCTCGGCCAAGTTGACGGGGCTGGTGTTGCTGATCGTGCCGGCCATCGTGGTGCCGATCGTGGTGCTGGGGCGGCGGTTGCGGGTGCTGAGCCGCGAGAATCAGGATTGGATCGCGGCGTCGAGCGGGTCTGCATCCGAGGCGCTGTCGGCGGTGCAGACGGTGCAGGCCTTTACGCATGAGGGGCAGACGCGGGCGGCTTTTGCGGAAGTGACGGAGAAGGCCTACCGGTCGGCGCAGACGCGGGTGAAGGTGCGGTCGCTGATGACGGTGATCGTGATCTTCCTGACCTTTACCGGGATCGTGGGCGTGCTGTGGATCGGCGCGCGCGATGTGCGTGCGGGCGAGATGACGCCGGGCGAATTGGTGCAGTTCGTCATCTATGCCGTTCTGGTGGCGGGGGCCGTGGGGGCGCTGTCGGAGATTTGGGGCGAGGTGCAGCGGGCCGCGGGGGCGACCGAGCGGTTGGTCGAGATGCTGGCGACCGATGACACGGTGAACGATCCGGCGGCGCCGAAGCTGCTTGCGCGGCCCGTGCGGGGCGAGATCGTGTTCGACGATGTGACCTTCCGGTATCCGGCGCGGCCAGAGGTTTCGGCGTTGATGGGCGTTTCGCTGGTGGTGCGCCCCGGCGAGACGGTGGCGCTGGTCGGGCCTTCGGGGGCCGGCAAGACCACGATCTTGCAGCTTTTGATGCGGTTTTACGATCCGCAATCGGGGGCGGTGCGGTTTGACGGGATCGACCTGCGCGACATGGAGCGGGCCGATTTCCGCCGTGCCATCGCGCTGGTGCCGCAAGATCCGGTGATCTTTGCCGCTTCGGCCCGCGAGAACATCCGCTTCGGGCGGCCCGATGCCACCGATGCCGAGGTGGAAGCGGCGGCAAAGGCGGCGGCGGCGCATGATTTTCTGGCAGCCCTGCCGCAGGGCTATGACACCTGGCTGGGCGAGCGTGGTGTGATGCTGTCGGGCGGGCAAAAGCAGCGGGTGGCGATTGCGCGGGCGATCCTGCGCGATGCCAAGGTGCTGCTGCTGGACGAGGCGACGAGCGCGCTCGATGCCGAAAGCGAGCGGGCGGTGCAGGCGGCGGTGGAAAGCCTGTCGGAAGGGCGCACAACGCTGGTCGTGGCGCACAGGCTGGCTACGGTGAAGCGGGCGGACCGGATCGTGGTGTTCGATCACGGGCGGATCGTGGCGGTTGGCACGCATGACGCGCTGGTGGCCGAGGGCGGGCTTTATGCGCGGTTGGCGCGGTTGCAGTTCACTGACGGGCAGGCGTAG
- a CDS encoding haloacid dehalogenase type II: protein MITTLVFDAYGTLFDITSAARRAATEAGGEALAQAWPRLAADWRRKQLEYTWLRTMTGTYADFATVTAQSLDWALDAHNLRDPALRARLLSLYEELNTFPEVPEVLANLKASGYRLAILSNGTPAMLDAATKAAGLADAFNAILSVDPLRLYKPAHQVYALVERHLGAKPAQTLFVSSNGWDIAGAAHFGLWTAWVNRANDPVDRLAQTPVHSIPDLTHLARLLQ, encoded by the coding sequence ATGATCACCACGCTCGTCTTCGACGCCTATGGCACGCTTTTCGACATCACATCCGCCGCCCGCCGCGCCGCAACGGAAGCGGGGGGCGAGGCTTTGGCGCAGGCTTGGCCCCGTCTGGCTGCCGATTGGCGGCGAAAACAGCTCGAATACACTTGGCTCCGCACCATGACCGGAACCTATGCCGATTTCGCCACCGTCACGGCGCAATCGCTCGACTGGGCGCTCGATGCCCACAACCTGCGCGACCCCGCTCTGCGCGCAAGGCTCCTTTCGCTATACGAAGAATTGAACACCTTCCCCGAAGTGCCCGAGGTTCTGGCCAACCTCAAAGCCTCGGGCTACCGCCTCGCGATCCTGTCGAACGGCACGCCCGCGATGCTGGACGCCGCGACAAAGGCCGCAGGACTCGCCGATGCGTTCAACGCGATCCTCTCGGTCGACCCCCTGCGCCTCTACAAACCCGCCCATCAGGTCTACGCGCTGGTCGAACGCCACCTCGGCGCGAAACCCGCCCAAACCCTCTTCGTATCGTCGAACGGATGGGACATAGCAGGCGCCGCCCATTTCGGCCTCTGGACCGCATGGGTCAACCGCGCGAACGATCCCGTCGACCGTCTTGCACAAACGCCGGTCCACAGCATCCCCGACCTCACCCACCTCGCACGGCTTTTGCAATGA
- a CDS encoding alpha/beta fold hydrolase yields the protein MTDFFHTPDGTRLAYSDQGEGLPLLCLSGLTRTMGDFDYLAPHLPPLRLIRMDYRGRGQSQWTGAATYTIPQEAADAIALLDHLQIPKAAILGTSRGGLIGMALAATAKARLIGLCLNDIGPVIDREGLVRIGEYIGRNPAPKTHTALATAYPEWMPGFANVPHSRWLAEARLHYTEPPQGLRVTYDPALRDAFLSGLNAAPADLWPLFDACAGLPLALIRGANSDLLSPETTAEMQRRRPDMIFASVPDRAHIPFLDEAESLTAIHAFLKACTP from the coding sequence ATGACCGACTTCTTCCACACCCCCGACGGCACGCGCCTCGCCTATTCCGACCAAGGCGAAGGCCTCCCCCTCCTGTGCCTGTCCGGCCTCACCCGCACGATGGGCGATTTCGACTACCTCGCCCCCCACTTGCCGCCCCTTCGCCTCATCCGCATGGATTACCGCGGCCGCGGCCAAAGCCAATGGACGGGGGCCGCCACCTACACCATCCCGCAGGAAGCCGCCGACGCGATCGCCCTCCTCGACCACCTGCAAATCCCCAAGGCCGCGATCCTCGGCACCTCGCGCGGCGGGCTGATCGGCATGGCCCTCGCCGCCACTGCCAAGGCACGCCTGATCGGCCTCTGCCTCAACGACATCGGCCCGGTCATCGACCGCGAAGGGCTGGTCCGCATCGGCGAATACATCGGCCGCAACCCCGCCCCGAAAACCCACACCGCGCTGGCAACAGCCTACCCCGAATGGATGCCCGGCTTCGCCAATGTCCCGCACAGCCGCTGGCTGGCCGAAGCCCGGCTCCACTACACCGAACCCCCCCAAGGCCTGCGCGTCACCTACGACCCCGCGCTGCGCGATGCCTTCCTTTCCGGCCTCAATGCCGCGCCCGCAGACCTGTGGCCCCTGTTCGATGCCTGCGCGGGCCTCCCCCTCGCCCTGATCCGGGGCGCGAACTCCGACCTTCTCTCGCCCGAAACCACCGCCGAAATGCAGCGCCGCCGCCCCGACATGATCTTCGCTTCCGTCCCCGACCGCGCCCACATCCCGTTCCTCGACGAAGCCGAAAGCCTGACCGCGATCCATGCCTTCCTGAAAGCCTGCACGCCATGA
- a CDS encoding threonine ammonia-lyase — protein MTTLSLIQAAATRLSGHARLTPLLNAPLLDATAKRRILVKAECLQLTGSFKFRGAWSAVSALPADRRAKGVLAFSSGNHAQGIALAAQRHGIPSVILMPSDAPAVKIDNTRSYGAEVILYDRTTESRDALGAALTAERGLHLIRPYDDPQVIAGQGTIGVEIAAQAADLNITEAAVIACCGGGGLATGIALALEPHAGFRVQTAEPAGFDDMARSLATGTHQSNATATGSICDAILTPTPGTLTLPVLARLAGAGLTVTDDQALHAMALAFTHLRIVLEPGGAVALAAALFNPDLPDTVIVTASGGNVDPATFQTALTRFAA, from the coding sequence ATGACCACCCTCTCCCTCATCCAAGCTGCCGCGACCCGCCTTTCAGGTCACGCCCGCCTTACGCCCCTTCTCAACGCCCCCCTGCTCGACGCCACCGCAAAACGCCGTATCCTCGTCAAAGCCGAATGCCTGCAACTGACAGGTTCGTTCAAGTTCCGCGGCGCATGGTCCGCAGTCTCGGCCCTGCCCGCCGACCGGCGCGCCAAGGGGGTGCTCGCCTTTTCCTCGGGCAACCATGCTCAGGGCATAGCCCTCGCCGCGCAGCGCCACGGCATTCCCTCCGTGATCCTCATGCCCTCCGACGCCCCCGCCGTGAAAATCGACAACACCCGCTCCTACGGGGCCGAGGTGATCCTTTACGACCGCACCACCGAAAGCCGCGACGCGCTCGGCGCGGCCCTCACCGCCGAACGCGGCCTGCACCTCATCCGCCCCTACGACGACCCGCAGGTGATCGCAGGCCAAGGCACCATCGGCGTCGAGATCGCCGCCCAAGCCGCCGACCTGAACATCACCGAAGCCGCCGTCATCGCCTGCTGCGGCGGCGGCGGCCTTGCGACCGGCATCGCCCTCGCCCTCGAACCCCACGCGGGTTTCCGCGTCCAGACCGCCGAACCCGCAGGCTTCGACGACATGGCGCGTTCGCTGGCCACCGGCACCCATCAGTCCAACGCCACCGCCACCGGCTCGATCTGCGACGCTATCCTGACCCCCACGCCCGGCACCCTGACCCTGCCCGTCCTTGCCCGCCTCGCAGGCGCAGGCCTCACCGTCACCGACGATCAGGCCCTGCACGCCATGGCGCTCGCCTTCACACACCTCCGCATCGTGCTCGAACCGGGCGGAGCCGTGGCGCTGGCCGCCGCCCTTTTCAACCCCGACCTTCCCGATACAGTCATCGTCACAGCCTCGGGCGGTAACGTCGATCCGGCCACCTTCCAGACCGCCCTCACCCGCTTCGCCGCCTAG